A genomic stretch from Blastocatellia bacterium includes:
- a CDS encoding HDIG domain-containing protein: protein MKDQIQAMIPEFTQIRDERLREQALAVWEDALREGGWQLDDLLRMPFSLWADNPTVSFIEHVRTVCRLCIEIEKVLRDAYGERLSINRDHLIAGALLADVGKLIEYEKSDGRYVRSRKGELLRHPFSGVGMAYRRGLPEAVMHVIATHSKEGDHVTRSPESIVFHHADFISFDLLSKKRPF, encoded by the coding sequence ATGAAGGATCAAATTCAAGCCATGATTCCTGAGTTTACCCAGATTCGAGACGAACGCCTGCGTGAGCAAGCGCTGGCCGTCTGGGAAGACGCGCTGCGTGAAGGCGGTTGGCAGCTCGACGATTTACTGCGCATGCCGTTCAGTCTGTGGGCTGACAACCCGACTGTGAGCTTTATCGAACATGTGCGAACGGTCTGCCGTTTGTGCATCGAGATAGAAAAGGTCTTGCGTGATGCCTATGGCGAACGGCTCAGCATCAACCGCGATCATTTGATTGCCGGCGCGCTGTTGGCCGATGTGGGCAAACTGATCGAGTATGAAAAGTCGGATGGCCGTTATGTGCGCAGCCGCAAAGGAGAGCTGCTCCGACACCCGTTCAGCGGCGTAGGCATGGCCTACCGTCGTGGGTTGCCCGAAGCTGTGATGCATGTGATTGCCACGCACTCCAAGGAAGGCGATCATGTGACGCGCTCGCCTGAATCCATCGTCTTCCATCACGCCGATTTCATTAGTTTTGACTTGCTGAGTAAGAAGCGACCGTTCTGA